Proteins encoded together in one Rhodothermales bacterium window:
- a CDS encoding lasso RiPP family leader peptide-containing protein → MKASQKRTYKMPVVVDYGTVAELTAQAGAQNADVPEGTPNTAYPPVS, encoded by the coding sequence ATGAAAGCCTCTCAGAAGAGAACGTACAAAATGCCCGTGGTCGTCGACTACGGTACCGTGGCCGAGCTGACCGCCCAGGCCGGCGCCCAGAACGCCGATGTGCCCGAAGGCACGCCGAACACGGCCTATCCGCCCGTGAGCTGA
- a CDS encoding lasso peptide isopeptide bond-forming cyclase encodes MSGIIGLHRLDGRPVHRDELDAMLTPLAHRGPDGRSVWHHDVAGLGHLALHTTPEAVHETYPLQNAAGVLHLVADARIDNRAEMIAQLELTGRPVTDAAIVLAAYERWGDRCPERLIGAYAFVIWDSRRRRLYAARDHYGLKPLFYSFIPGRLFAFGSEAKALLALHEVPCELDEVAVAAHLNAPVDADASGTFYRAIRRLIPGTYITEEEGRLRQERYWSLDPSREIRLGSDAEYAEALRERFTEAVRCRTRSAHPVGAMLSGGIDSSSIACVAAPIVAASGTPLQTYSAVFDTVKESDERAYIQAVLRRHPRAIQPHYLTADAQSPLHDYFRVLRHQDSPVEAGNFYINWILHHQAKARGVRVMLEGFDGDTTLSHGVGYLHELALNDNWYTLYREIKAQTGRSGQPWTDVMWRWVKRYKIEPGLQTSAGIRFVRTVRNRLPIRRQPTLGPVHEPLSWRSAMQPSFASRIEDHLAPRAPAPRSEREDHHRLMTRPMMHRVVELLEASTAAAGMELRLPFCDRRLLEFCLAMPPTQKRQDGWTRIGMRRAMEGILPAAIQWRDSKSDLGPSFDRGLLVHAGDRLDDLYAHDLGGISRFVDLDALRANRPRYENGRATHPTQFPWRALSLAIWLQQTGL; translated from the coding sequence ATGAGCGGCATCATCGGACTCCACCGCCTCGACGGCCGGCCCGTCCATCGCGACGAGTTGGACGCCATGCTCACGCCCCTGGCCCATCGCGGCCCGGACGGGCGCAGCGTATGGCATCACGACGTCGCCGGCCTGGGGCATCTTGCCCTGCACACTACCCCGGAAGCGGTCCACGAAACCTACCCCCTGCAAAACGCCGCCGGGGTGCTGCACCTCGTGGCGGATGCCCGGATCGATAACCGCGCCGAGATGATTGCGCAGCTGGAGCTGACCGGCCGGCCCGTCACCGACGCGGCCATCGTCCTCGCCGCCTATGAACGCTGGGGCGACCGCTGCCCCGAGCGCCTCATCGGCGCCTACGCCTTCGTCATCTGGGATTCCCGCCGGCGCAGGCTTTACGCCGCCCGCGATCACTACGGACTCAAGCCGCTGTTCTACAGCTTCATCCCCGGCCGGCTCTTCGCCTTCGGCTCCGAAGCCAAAGCGCTCCTCGCGCTGCATGAGGTACCGTGCGAGCTGGATGAGGTCGCCGTCGCCGCGCACCTCAACGCACCGGTCGACGCCGACGCCTCGGGGACGTTTTATCGCGCCATACGCCGGCTTATCCCGGGCACGTATATCACGGAGGAAGAGGGCCGCCTGCGCCAGGAACGATACTGGTCGCTCGATCCTTCCCGGGAAATCCGCCTCGGCTCCGATGCCGAATATGCCGAAGCCCTGCGCGAACGGTTCACCGAGGCCGTGCGCTGCCGGACGCGTAGCGCACATCCCGTCGGCGCCATGCTCAGCGGCGGCATCGACTCGTCGTCTATCGCGTGTGTGGCCGCGCCGATCGTCGCCGCCAGCGGAACACCGTTGCAGACGTACTCGGCCGTTTTCGACACCGTGAAGGAGAGCGACGAGCGGGCCTACATCCAGGCCGTGCTCCGCCGGCACCCGCGGGCGATCCAACCCCATTACCTGACGGCGGACGCACAGAGTCCGCTGCACGACTATTTCCGGGTGCTGCGGCACCAGGATAGCCCCGTCGAGGCCGGCAATTTCTACATCAACTGGATCCTCCATCATCAGGCGAAGGCCCGCGGCGTACGGGTGATGCTGGAAGGATTCGACGGCGACACGACCCTCTCCCATGGCGTGGGCTACCTGCACGAACTCGCCCTCAACGACAACTGGTACACCCTGTACAGGGAGATCAAGGCCCAGACCGGCCGGTCCGGCCAGCCCTGGACGGACGTCATGTGGCGCTGGGTGAAACGGTATAAGATCGAGCCCGGCCTGCAAACTTCCGCCGGCATCCGCTTCGTGCGAACGGTCAGGAACCGGCTGCCGATCCGCCGGCAGCCGACCCTCGGGCCGGTCCATGAACCCCTCTCGTGGCGATCAGCGATGCAACCATCGTTTGCGTCTCGGATCGAGGACCATCTGGCGCCCAGGGCGCCGGCGCCCCGCAGCGAACGCGAAGACCATCACCGCCTCATGACGCGGCCGATGATGCACCGCGTCGTTGAACTCCTCGAAGCCTCGACGGCCGCCGCCGGCATGGAGCTGCGTCTGCCCTTTTGCGACCGCCGGCTCCTCGAGTTCTGCCTCGCCATGCCGCCCACCCAGAAACGCCAGGACGGCTGGACGCGCATCGGCATGCGGCGCGCCATGGAAGGCATCCTCCCCGCCGCCATCCAGTGGCGGGATTCCAAGAGCGATCTCGGGCCGAGCTTCGACCGCGGGTTGCTGGTCCACGCCGGCGATCGACTGGACGATCTCTACGCCCACGACCTCGGTGGCATCAGCCGGTTCGTCGACCTCGATGCCCTGCGCGCCAACCGGCCTCGGTATGAAAACGGACGCGCCACGCACCCGACCCAATTTCCCTGGCGAGCCCTCTCGCTCGCCATCTGGCTACAGCAAACAGGCCTGTAG